A DNA window from Meiothermus cerbereus DSM 11376 contains the following coding sequences:
- the rplM gene encoding 50S ribosomal protein L13 produces MEIAVFKTYVPEPKEPGWVLIDAEGQSIGRVASKIAAVLRGKHKPDFTPNMAMGDCVVVINADKVVLKGSKPRTKVYTRYSGYPGGLKRTVGAVMLAEKPVKAVEHAVKGMLPKGTLGNIMFRRLKVYAGANHPHAAQKPVKMEVE; encoded by the coding sequence ATGGAGATAGCTGTGTTCAAGACATACGTTCCTGAACCTAAAGAGCCCGGCTGGGTTCTGATAGACGCCGAAGGTCAATCCATTGGTCGGGTGGCCTCGAAAATCGCTGCCGTTTTGCGCGGCAAGCACAAACCCGACTTCACCCCCAACATGGCCATGGGCGACTGTGTGGTGGTCATCAACGCGGACAAGGTGGTTTTGAAGGGTTCTAAACCCCGCACCAAGGTCTACACCCGCTACTCAGGCTACCCCGGCGGCCTCAAGCGCACCGTTGGGGCTGTGATGCTGGCCGAAAAGCCGGTAAAGGCCGTTGAGCACGCTGTCAAGGGCATGCTCCCCAAAGGCACCTTGGGCAACATTATGTTTCGTCGGCTGAAAGTTTACGCCGGCGCCAACCACCCCCATGCGGCCCAGAAGCCCGTCAAGATGGAGGTCGAATAA
- a CDS encoding SRPBCC family protein: MRFREELVLNIKAPREAVWAAFQDFSSWPGWAKAIKEVSRVGSAWRFKARGQPPVDLVWVAEATERRPPEFLAFQSVPGIPHNLKISGWLRLSETEEGGTHLELLLEGHPHYDSPLLDKAADWYATLFGEPNKLLKVTFEQFKEHLEKTHSQRELSASST, translated from the coding sequence ATGCGTTTTAGGGAGGAACTGGTGCTCAACATTAAGGCCCCACGGGAGGCGGTCTGGGCCGCCTTTCAGGATTTCTCGAGCTGGCCGGGCTGGGCTAAGGCCATCAAGGAGGTCAGCCGGGTCGGCTCGGCCTGGCGCTTCAAGGCCCGGGGGCAACCGCCGGTAGACCTAGTTTGGGTGGCCGAGGCCACCGAACGTCGCCCTCCGGAGTTTCTCGCGTTCCAGAGCGTGCCGGGTATTCCACACAACCTGAAAATCTCCGGCTGGCTGCGCCTGAGCGAAACTGAGGAGGGAGGCACCCACCTCGAGCTTTTGTTGGAAGGCCACCCCCACTACGACAGCCCCCTGCTGGACAAGGCCGCCGACTGGTATGCGACACTCTTCGGGGAACCTAACAAACTGCTCAAGGTAACCTTTGAACAGTTCAAAGAACACCTGGAAAAGACGCACAGCCAGCGGGAGCTTTCCGCTTCCAGCACCTGA
- a CDS encoding winged helix-turn-helix domain-containing protein, which produces MPKLLLVEDEPSVRMGLRLSLSKVGHQVLEAATAAEAWEKMAYADLVILDWMLPDEPGVRLLERLRRDGRYENLPVLMLTARASEGDRVEGLTRGADDYLTKPFSTPELIARVQALLRRVGKSGRLERGALSLDLERHQAFLDGHSLELTRREFELLAFLARHPGRVYTREELLERVWGQEFLGTARTVDQHIAQLRDKLNEDPKAPRFLETLRGVGYRFREH; this is translated from the coding sequence ATGCCGAAACTGCTACTGGTCGAGGATGAGCCCTCCGTTCGGATGGGACTTAGGCTCTCCCTCTCCAAAGTCGGGCACCAGGTACTGGAAGCGGCCACTGCTGCTGAAGCCTGGGAAAAAATGGCTTATGCGGATCTGGTCATCCTCGACTGGATGTTGCCGGATGAACCAGGGGTGCGTCTGCTGGAGCGCCTGCGCCGCGATGGACGCTACGAAAACCTGCCGGTGCTGATGTTGACCGCTAGGGCCAGCGAGGGCGACCGCGTCGAGGGTTTAACCCGGGGGGCTGACGACTACCTGACAAAACCCTTCTCCACCCCTGAGCTAATTGCCCGGGTACAGGCCCTATTACGCCGGGTGGGCAAGAGCGGCCGGCTCGAGCGTGGGGCGCTGAGCCTCGATCTGGAGCGGCACCAGGCCTTTTTGGATGGGCACAGCCTCGAGCTCACCCGCCGGGAGTTTGAGTTGCTGGCTTTCCTGGCGCGGCACCCAGGGCGGGTGTATACCCGTGAAGAACTGCTCGAGCGGGTCTGGGGACAGGAGTTTTTGGGCACGGCCCGAACCGTAGACCAGCACATCGCCCAGCTGCGCGATAAACTGAACGAAGACCCCAAGGCCCCTCGCTTCCTGGAAACCCTGCGCGGGGTGGGTTATCGCTTTAGGGAGCACTAA
- a CDS encoding DinB family protein has product MERAELKRLVDANDWLWEQWWPALLALSPEQAHREVGGSFPSVFATTAHMVGAEAVWLERLQGSPAASFPANPADMKGLHQSWQRLASKRQDWLATADPNALITYSFSGGTSTNTVSEIVFHFSSHAHFHRGQLAGQMRLLGQKPPSAHFIGYFRL; this is encoded by the coding sequence ATGGAAAGAGCTGAACTAAAGCGCCTTGTGGATGCCAACGACTGGCTTTGGGAACAGTGGTGGCCTGCGCTGCTGGCCCTATCACCGGAACAGGCCCACCGAGAGGTTGGAGGCTCGTTCCCCAGCGTGTTTGCTACCACTGCCCATATGGTAGGGGCCGAAGCGGTCTGGCTAGAGCGGCTGCAGGGTAGCCCAGCCGCCTCTTTTCCAGCCAATCCGGCAGACATGAAGGGCTTGCACCAATCCTGGCAGCGGCTGGCCTCTAAACGCCAGGACTGGCTCGCTACCGCCGACCCAAACGCCCTCATTACCTACAGCTTTTCCGGCGGAACCTCAACCAACACCGTAAGCGAGATTGTGTTTCACTTTTCCAGCCATGCCCACTTTCACCGGGGGCAGCTGGCAGGTCAGATGAGGCTTTTGGGCCAGAAGCCCCCTTCGGCGCACTTTATTGGCTATTTCCGGCTCTGA
- a CDS encoding peroxidase-related enzyme (This protein belongs to a clade of uncharacterized proteins related to peroxidases such as the alkylhydroperoxidase AhpD.): MRVPDEAELPEDVRALFGKFRDKTGFVPNVARNFALTPEHFLRWFRYYDFLMRGEDQSHLSRKEREMIAVVVSAANECEYCLASHSAYLREITGDPVLPDVLAANYRRAHLTPREHALLEFVHQITVDSAVMSSADVQMLRTIGYSDEAIFEAAQVAAMFNFTNRIANAMGWVPNEEYYYQHRSKRGD; this comes from the coding sequence GTGAGGGTGCCTGACGAAGCGGAATTGCCGGAGGATGTTCGAGCTTTATTCGGAAAATTCAGAGATAAAACTGGTTTTGTTCCCAACGTGGCCCGCAACTTTGCCCTTACGCCAGAGCACTTCTTGCGCTGGTTTCGCTACTACGACTTCCTGATGCGGGGCGAAGACCAAAGCCACCTCAGTCGCAAAGAGCGCGAGATGATTGCAGTGGTGGTCTCTGCCGCCAACGAGTGCGAGTATTGTCTGGCCTCACACTCGGCCTATTTGCGCGAAATCACGGGCGACCCGGTTTTGCCTGATGTGCTCGCGGCCAACTACCGGCGGGCCCACCTGACCCCACGGGAACACGCTTTGCTCGAGTTCGTTCACCAGATTACGGTAGACTCCGCCGTGATGAGCTCGGCTGATGTGCAAATGTTGCGCACCATTGGCTATAGCGACGAAGCCATCTTCGAGGCAGCGCAGGTAGCCGCCATGTTCAACTTCACCAACCGCATCGCCAACGCAATGGGCTGGGTGCCCAACGAGGAGTACTACTACCAGCACCGAAGCAAGAGGGGAGACTAG
- a CDS encoding 4a-hydroxytetrahydrobiopterin dehydratase encodes MTAKLSHEEISSALQDLAGWQLVQGRVEKTFAFDSYAQGVAFAVKVALLAEKTDHHPDSLEIMWGKVRVAYVTHSAGGVTRKDLEAAAQVDALV; translated from the coding sequence ATGACAGCCAAGCTGAGCCATGAAGAAATCTCCAGCGCCCTGCAAGACCTAGCGGGCTGGCAGCTGGTTCAAGGCCGGGTCGAGAAAACCTTCGCTTTCGACTCGTATGCCCAGGGGGTAGCCTTTGCAGTGAAGGTGGCCCTTCTGGCAGAAAAAACCGACCATCACCCCGATAGCCTGGAAATCATGTGGGGCAAGGTAAGGGTGGCCTACGTCACCCATTCGGCGGGAGGAGTGACCCGGAAAGACCTCGAGGCTGCCGCTCAGGTCGATGCGCTGGTCTGA
- the rpsI gene encoding 30S ribosomal protein S9, whose protein sequence is MEQYYGTGRRKTSVARVFLRPGSGKVEINGIPFTEYFGGLVKAVTALEPLRRVDATSRFDAFITVNGGGKAGQVDAIQLGIARALVNYNPDLRIKLKPAGLLSRDPREVERKKYGKHKARRAPQYSKR, encoded by the coding sequence ATGGAACAGTATTACGGAACGGGCCGTCGTAAAACCAGTGTGGCTCGTGTGTTCTTGCGCCCCGGAAGCGGCAAAGTCGAAATCAACGGTATCCCCTTTACCGAGTACTTTGGGGGCCTGGTGAAGGCCGTTACGGCCCTCGAGCCCCTGCGTCGGGTAGATGCCACCAGCCGCTTTGATGCCTTTATCACCGTGAATGGTGGCGGTAAGGCAGGCCAGGTCGATGCCATTCAGCTGGGTATCGCCCGCGCCCTGGTCAACTACAACCCCGACCTGCGAATCAAGCTCAAACCCGCCGGGCTGCTTTCCCGTGACCCACGGGAAGTCGAGCGCAAGAAGTACGGCAAACACAAAGCCCGCCGTGCTCCGCAGTACAGCAAGCGATAG
- a CDS encoding cobalamin B12-binding domain-containing protein: protein MDRRIRVLIAKPGLDGHDRGAKVVARALRDAGMEVIYTGLRQTPEMIVSAALQEDVDAIGLSVLSGAHMHYFGEVRRLLKEQGADDILLFGGGIIPDEDVPHLKEMGVAGVFGPGTSTQDIVEFLKKSVPERWAAQG from the coding sequence ATGGACAGACGAATACGGGTGCTTATAGCCAAGCCAGGACTCGACGGCCACGACCGTGGGGCCAAGGTGGTTGCCAGGGCTTTGCGCGATGCGGGGATGGAGGTCATTTACACCGGCTTACGGCAGACCCCAGAGATGATCGTCTCGGCGGCCCTGCAAGAAGATGTCGACGCCATCGGGCTATCGGTGTTGTCGGGCGCACACATGCACTACTTTGGGGAGGTGCGTCGGCTCTTAAAAGAGCAAGGGGCCGACGATATTTTGCTCTTTGGCGGCGGTATTATCCCCGACGAAGACGTGCCCCACCTGAAAGAGATGGGCGTGGCAGGGGTTTTTGGGCCCGGTACCAGCACCCAGGACATCGTGGAATTTCTGAAGAAATCTGTTCCAGAGCGCTGGGCTGCTCAGGGCTAA
- a CDS encoding 2-oxoglutarate dehydrogenase E1 component, which produces MERSIDSSNLAFLEALYQEYEKNPASIPAEWASYFQNVQSEPVGGNGLVQRQPPDEASLSELASFFLKAVRFLRTYRERGHLVARIDPLDRQRRTPPELDPSFFGLSEADLDRPVPMELGAPTLRAVLEQYKARYGGTVGIEYGHLDDPVVRNWIEARLADGFLRPTPEQKRKIHERLMQATLFEEFLQKKYLGAKTFSLEGTESLIPLLDLTLENAARHGVVEVVMGMAHRGRLNVLANVVKKPLRDIFLEFEEHFPEGYHGDVKYHLGYSSDIETPHGKLHLSLNFNPSHLEFVAPVAMGRTRAKQDRFGDTKREKGMLLLVHGDAAFIGEGIVQETLNISGLPAYTVGGAVHIILNNQVGFTTEPHEYTAGRYSTEIAKMVESPIFHVNAEDPEALVGVVALAMEFRKEFKRDVFIDLIGYRKRGHNETDEPSFTQPDMYRRIAAKKPLYLSYQAKLEREGLCTPETCATLAKLYQETLEAAFSGARREPTPTRPPAGGGVWKGYLGGPEEGVPDPETGVPSEKLTALMDGLTRLPESFHLHPKLVRFVEARREMGHNKRPLDWAAAEMLAFASLAVEGHRVRISGQDVVRGTFTQRHGGYTDHLTGERYIPANHLAEGQAVVELYNSALSEAGVLGFEYGYSLDMPEALVGWEAQYGDFVNTAQVIIDQFIASAEAKWSRLSGIVLLLPHGMEGGGPEHSSARLERFLQLCSNDNMQVTYPTTPAQYFHLLRRQVVRPWRKPLIVMTPKSLLRNPDAVSRLDELAQGRFQRVLAGSTGPAIKRVILCSGKVYYDLEAARRAAQKDDVAIVRLEQLYPFPMQPLEAALAQYSDKVEVVWTQEEPANMGAWWFIRARFGDRIFGHPLRVVARPESSSPAVGSKKVHDKEQQALVSAALGL; this is translated from the coding sequence ATGGAACGGTCAATAGATAGTTCGAATCTGGCTTTCCTCGAGGCTTTGTACCAGGAGTACGAGAAGAACCCGGCGTCCATCCCTGCCGAGTGGGCGAGCTACTTTCAGAACGTGCAAAGCGAGCCTGTCGGTGGAAATGGCCTGGTGCAACGACAACCGCCTGACGAGGCCTCGCTATCCGAGCTGGCCTCGTTTTTTTTGAAGGCAGTGCGCTTTTTGCGCACCTACCGTGAGCGCGGCCATCTGGTTGCGCGCATCGACCCGTTAGATCGGCAGCGGCGCACGCCCCCGGAGCTTGACCCCAGCTTTTTTGGCCTGAGCGAAGCCGACCTCGACCGGCCAGTACCTATGGAGCTAGGCGCCCCTACCTTGCGGGCGGTGCTGGAGCAGTACAAAGCCCGCTACGGTGGCACGGTGGGTATCGAGTACGGCCACCTCGACGATCCGGTAGTGCGCAACTGGATTGAAGCTCGCCTGGCAGATGGGTTTTTGCGGCCCACCCCAGAGCAGAAAAGGAAAATTCACGAGCGCCTCATGCAAGCAACCCTGTTTGAAGAGTTCTTGCAAAAGAAATACCTTGGGGCCAAGACCTTTAGCCTCGAGGGCACCGAGTCGCTGATACCCCTGCTGGACCTTACCCTGGAGAATGCCGCCAGGCACGGGGTGGTGGAGGTGGTGATGGGAATGGCCCACAGGGGCCGCCTAAACGTGCTGGCCAATGTGGTCAAGAAACCCCTGCGGGACATCTTTTTGGAGTTTGAAGAGCATTTTCCCGAAGGCTACCACGGCGATGTGAAATACCACCTGGGCTACTCGAGCGACATCGAGACCCCCCACGGCAAGCTGCACCTGTCGCTCAACTTCAACCCTTCCCACCTGGAGTTTGTGGCGCCAGTGGCCATGGGTCGCACCCGCGCCAAGCAAGACCGCTTTGGCGATACAAAGCGAGAAAAGGGCATGTTGCTGCTGGTGCACGGCGACGCGGCCTTCATTGGGGAAGGCATCGTGCAGGAGACCCTCAACATCTCCGGGCTGCCAGCGTATACGGTGGGGGGCGCGGTTCACATTATCCTCAACAACCAGGTGGGCTTCACCACCGAGCCGCACGAATACACCGCCGGGCGCTACTCCACCGAGATTGCCAAGATGGTGGAGTCCCCCATTTTCCACGTCAACGCCGAAGACCCCGAGGCACTGGTGGGCGTGGTGGCCCTGGCGATGGAGTTCCGCAAGGAGTTCAAGCGCGATGTGTTTATCGATCTGATTGGCTACCGCAAGCGCGGCCACAACGAAACCGACGAGCCCAGCTTTACCCAACCCGATATGTACCGCCGCATTGCGGCCAAGAAGCCTCTTTACCTGAGCTACCAGGCCAAGCTCGAGCGCGAGGGCTTGTGCACCCCAGAAACCTGCGCCACCCTGGCCAAGCTGTACCAGGAAACCCTCGAGGCGGCCTTCTCGGGGGCCAGACGGGAGCCCACACCCACCCGCCCCCCTGCCGGTGGTGGCGTTTGGAAGGGCTATCTGGGCGGCCCCGAAGAAGGGGTTCCCGACCCGGAAACCGGGGTTCCATCAGAAAAACTCACGGCCCTGATGGATGGCCTAACCCGGCTGCCCGAGAGCTTTCACCTGCACCCCAAACTGGTTCGGTTTGTAGAGGCGCGGCGCGAGATGGGCCATAACAAGCGCCCCCTGGACTGGGCGGCTGCCGAGATGCTGGCCTTTGCTTCGCTGGCAGTGGAGGGACACCGGGTGCGTATTTCTGGGCAGGATGTGGTTCGTGGAACCTTTACCCAGCGCCACGGCGGCTATACCGACCACCTTACCGGAGAGCGCTACATTCCGGCCAATCATCTGGCCGAGGGTCAGGCGGTGGTGGAGCTGTACAACTCGGCCCTCTCGGAAGCCGGGGTTTTGGGTTTCGAGTACGGCTACAGCCTGGACATGCCCGAGGCCCTGGTGGGCTGGGAAGCGCAGTATGGCGACTTCGTCAACACCGCCCAGGTGATCATTGACCAGTTCATTGCCTCGGCAGAGGCCAAGTGGAGCCGCCTTTCGGGGATTGTGCTGCTGTTGCCGCACGGCATGGAGGGCGGTGGCCCGGAGCACAGCAGCGCCCGCCTCGAGCGCTTCTTGCAGCTTTGCTCCAACGACAATATGCAGGTCACCTACCCCACCACCCCGGCCCAGTACTTCCATCTCCTGCGGCGCCAGGTGGTGCGCCCCTGGCGCAAACCCCTCATCGTGATGACCCCCAAGAGCCTTCTGCGCAACCCCGATGCCGTTTCACGGCTGGACGAGCTGGCCCAAGGCCGCTTCCAGCGGGTGCTTGCTGGCTCGACCGGCCCGGCAATTAAGCGCGTGATACTGTGCTCAGGCAAGGTGTATTACGACCTCGAGGCCGCCCGCCGCGCCGCCCAAAAGGACGATGTGGCCATTGTTCGGCTGGAACAGCTATATCCCTTCCCAATGCAGCCGCTCGAGGCCGCGCTAGCCCAGTACTCCGACAAGGTCGAGGTGGTCTGGACCCAGGAGGAGCCCGCCAACATGGGGGCCTGGTGGTTTATTAGGGCCCGCTTCGGTGACCGCATCTTTGGCCACCCCTTGCGCGTCGTTGCGCGGCCCGAGTCCAGCAGCCCGGCGGTGGGCTCCAAGAAGGTGCACGACAAAGAACAGCAGGCCCTTGTTTCAGCGGCCCTGGGGTTATAG
- the trmFO gene encoding methylenetetrahydrofolate--tRNA-(uracil(54)-C(5))-methyltransferase (FADH(2)-oxidizing) TrmFO, whose amino-acid sequence MTKVHVIGAGLSGAEAAFTAARLGAQVRLYEMRPHRMTPAHQTAHFAELVCSNSLGGEGETNAKGLLQAELRAAGSLVMQAAERNRVPAGGALAVEREGFSQEITRALEAHSSIEVVREELTAIPAEGITVLATGPLTSDALSEHLRALLGSEFLGFYDAAAPVVLGESINMDIVYRAGRYGQSADYLNCPMDEAQYRRFYEVLSQARQHTPHEWEKLEFFEGCMPIEEIARRGYDTPRFGPMKPVGLPDPRTGKEPYAVVQLRAEDRRGQMWSLVGFQTGLKWGDQKLVVQSIPGLENAEIVRYGVMHRNTYLCAPRLIEPTLQFRAHPKLLVAGVLCGVEGYLESAATGFLAGLNAARLAQGQEPLIPPEASMLGGLVRYLASANPDNFQPMNANWGLVPVEGGRGRKSERRTRMFRRGLAEFQAWLSQRAGLARAEILAGSG is encoded by the coding sequence ATGACCAAGGTTCATGTTATCGGAGCGGGCCTGTCGGGTGCAGAGGCCGCCTTTACCGCGGCCCGCCTGGGAGCACAGGTTCGGCTGTATGAGATGCGGCCCCACCGCATGACCCCCGCCCACCAGACCGCTCACTTTGCCGAGCTGGTCTGTTCGAATAGCCTGGGAGGCGAGGGGGAAACCAACGCCAAAGGCCTGCTGCAGGCCGAGCTACGGGCCGCGGGCTCCCTGGTCATGCAGGCTGCCGAGCGGAACCGGGTACCGGCGGGGGGTGCGCTGGCGGTGGAGCGGGAGGGCTTTTCACAAGAAATTACCCGGGCCCTGGAGGCCCACTCCAGCATTGAGGTGGTGCGCGAGGAGCTAACGGCCATCCCGGCGGAGGGCATTACCGTGCTGGCCACCGGCCCGCTTACCTCGGATGCGCTGTCGGAGCACCTGCGTGCGCTTTTGGGCAGCGAATTCCTGGGGTTTTACGATGCCGCCGCACCGGTGGTGCTGGGTGAGAGCATCAACATGGACATCGTCTACCGGGCCGGGCGCTACGGGCAGAGCGCCGATTATCTGAACTGCCCCATGGATGAGGCCCAGTACCGGCGTTTTTACGAGGTGCTGAGCCAGGCCCGCCAACACACACCCCACGAGTGGGAGAAGCTCGAGTTCTTTGAAGGCTGTATGCCCATCGAGGAAATTGCCCGCCGTGGCTACGATACCCCCCGCTTTGGCCCCATGAAGCCGGTGGGTTTGCCCGACCCCAGAACCGGCAAAGAGCCCTACGCGGTGGTGCAGCTTAGGGCCGAGGATCGGCGCGGCCAGATGTGGAGCCTGGTGGGCTTTCAGACCGGCCTCAAGTGGGGCGACCAGAAGCTGGTGGTGCAAAGCATACCCGGCCTGGAGAACGCCGAAATCGTGCGCTACGGGGTCATGCACCGCAACACCTACCTGTGCGCTCCGCGGTTGATCGAGCCCACCCTTCAGTTTCGGGCGCATCCGAAGCTTTTGGTAGCGGGGGTGCTGTGTGGGGTGGAGGGCTACCTCGAGTCCGCCGCTACAGGCTTTTTAGCCGGACTAAACGCGGCCCGCCTGGCCCAGGGCCAAGAACCCCTGATTCCACCGGAGGCTTCCATGCTGGGTGGCCTGGTGCGCTACCTGGCCAGCGCCAACCCCGACAACTTCCAGCCCATGAACGCCAACTGGGGGCTGGTTCCGGTCGAAGGCGGTCGGGGCAGGAAGTCGGAGAGGCGCACCCGCATGTTCAGACGGGGCCTGGCCGAGTTTCAGGCCTGGCTGTCTCAGCGGGCGGGCCTGGCTAGGGCGGAAATACTGGCAGGTTCAGGTTAA
- the odhB gene encoding 2-oxoglutarate dehydrogenase complex dihydrolipoyllysine-residue succinyltransferase produces the protein MALELKIPAVGESITEVEIGQWLKQEGDAVGVDEPLVELVTDKATLELPSPVAGRLVKILIPSGQARVGDVVALLEEGAAATASSAPAQAAPAPAPTTASAVSDSKVMPAAERLAAKAGIPASSIPGSGPGGRVLKEDVQRAVAAPAAPAAQQPTAAKLPSPPAIKGERRDDVVPMTPLRRRIAERLLAAKQNTAMLTTFNEADMGMVMELRKEYGEAFQKKYGLKLGFMSFFVKAVVQALQEIPQLNAEIRGTDIVYHRYYDIGIAVGGGEGLVVPVIRDADQLSMAQIEAVIADFGTRVREKKIKPEELMGGTFTITNGGIYGSLNSTPILNPPQVGILGMHAIVERPVAKNGAVVVRPMMNLALSYDHRIVDGREAVTFLKRIKELIENPVRLALEI, from the coding sequence ATGGCCTTGGAACTGAAAATACCGGCAGTTGGTGAATCCATCACCGAAGTAGAAATCGGACAGTGGCTTAAGCAAGAAGGGGATGCGGTGGGTGTGGACGAACCGCTGGTAGAGCTCGTCACCGACAAAGCTACCCTCGAGCTGCCCTCACCGGTCGCGGGTCGGCTGGTAAAAATTCTCATCCCCAGCGGACAGGCCAGGGTGGGCGATGTGGTGGCCCTGCTGGAAGAAGGTGCGGCGGCTACCGCAAGCAGCGCTCCGGCCCAGGCCGCCCCTGCGCCAGCCCCCACCACGGCCTCGGCAGTATCCGACAGCAAGGTGATGCCGGCCGCCGAGCGTCTGGCCGCAAAGGCTGGCATTCCAGCAAGCAGCATTCCGGGGAGCGGGCCGGGGGGTCGGGTGCTCAAAGAAGATGTGCAGCGGGCTGTTGCCGCGCCCGCGGCCCCTGCCGCTCAACAGCCCACCGCAGCCAAGCTGCCCAGCCCCCCCGCCATCAAGGGCGAACGCCGCGACGACGTGGTGCCCATGACCCCCCTGCGCCGCCGCATTGCCGAACGCCTGCTGGCAGCCAAGCAGAACACCGCCATGCTCACCACCTTCAACGAGGCCGACATGGGCATGGTGATGGAGCTGCGCAAGGAGTATGGAGAGGCCTTCCAGAAGAAGTACGGCCTCAAACTGGGCTTCATGAGCTTTTTTGTGAAGGCAGTGGTACAGGCCCTGCAGGAAATCCCGCAGCTCAACGCCGAGATCCGCGGAACCGATATCGTCTATCACCGGTACTACGACATCGGCATTGCGGTGGGTGGTGGCGAAGGGCTGGTGGTGCCGGTGATTCGTGATGCCGACCAGCTCTCCATGGCCCAGATCGAGGCCGTTATTGCCGACTTCGGAACCCGCGTGCGGGAAAAGAAGATCAAGCCCGAAGAGCTGATGGGCGGTACCTTCACCATTACCAACGGGGGGATTTATGGCTCGCTCAACTCGACCCCCATCCTCAATCCGCCTCAGGTGGGAATTCTGGGTATGCACGCCATTGTCGAGCGCCCCGTGGCCAAAAACGGTGCGGTGGTGGTTCGTCCGATGATGAACCTGGCCCTCTCCTACGACCACCGTATTGTGGACGGGCGCGAGGCCGTGACCTTCCTCAAGCGGATCAAAGAGCTCATTGAAAACCCGGTACGGCTGGCTCTGGAAATTTAG
- the lpdA gene encoding dihydrolipoyl dehydrogenase — MPKHQLVVIGAGPGGYVAAIKAAQLGLDVACVEKEAALGGTCLRVGCIPSKALLDATEKIHAAKHNQLVGAKIGQLELDLASLMAHKDKVVKANTGGVEYLFKKNKVTRYLGHGKIVGPNKVLVEGPEGVQELEAERILIATGSKVANLKGVALDYEIVGTSDQAIAYSKVPEHLVVIGGGVIGLELGSVWNRLGAKVTVLEYLPTILGGMDSEIARAAEKIFKKQGLDIRTGVRVTAAYAKDGKGIVEYEGGEPLVADRVLLATGRVPNTDGLGLENVGLTTDERGRIPVNAHYQTAVPSIFAIGDVIAGPMLAHKAEEEGYAAVEYMVTGYGHVDYNSIPNVVYTHPEIASVGKTEEELKSAGVAYKKGSFPFSANGRARAMNDTDGFAKILAHAETDRILGVHVIGPRAGDLIAEAAVAMAFHASSEDLARASHAHPTLAEVLKEAALATWDKPIHI; from the coding sequence ATGCCCAAACATCAACTGGTGGTAATTGGCGCAGGGCCAGGTGGCTACGTGGCCGCCATCAAGGCGGCCCAGCTGGGTCTGGATGTGGCCTGCGTGGAAAAAGAGGCCGCCTTAGGGGGAACCTGCTTGCGGGTAGGCTGCATCCCTTCTAAAGCCTTGCTGGACGCTACCGAGAAAATCCACGCAGCTAAGCATAACCAGCTCGTTGGGGCAAAAATCGGCCAGCTCGAGCTCGACCTGGCCAGTCTGATGGCCCACAAAGACAAAGTGGTTAAGGCCAATACCGGGGGCGTGGAGTACCTGTTTAAGAAAAACAAAGTAACGCGCTATCTTGGACACGGCAAAATCGTTGGGCCCAACAAAGTTCTGGTCGAAGGGCCCGAGGGGGTGCAGGAGCTCGAGGCCGAGCGCATCCTGATTGCCACCGGCTCCAAGGTAGCTAACCTCAAAGGGGTTGCGCTTGACTATGAGATTGTGGGTACTTCCGACCAGGCCATCGCCTACTCCAAAGTGCCTGAGCACCTGGTGGTGATTGGGGGTGGGGTGATTGGCCTCGAGCTCGGTTCGGTTTGGAACCGTCTGGGCGCCAAAGTCACGGTGCTGGAATACCTGCCCACCATCCTGGGGGGTATGGATAGCGAGATTGCCAGAGCTGCCGAGAAAATCTTCAAGAAGCAGGGCCTGGACATTCGCACCGGGGTGCGCGTAACCGCAGCCTACGCCAAAGACGGCAAGGGCATCGTGGAGTACGAAGGGGGCGAACCCCTGGTGGCCGACCGGGTGCTGCTGGCCACCGGACGGGTGCCAAACACCGATGGACTGGGCCTGGAAAACGTGGGCCTCACCACCGACGAGCGGGGCCGGATTCCGGTCAACGCCCACTACCAGACAGCGGTACCCAGCATTTTCGCCATTGGCGACGTGATTGCCGGCCCCATGCTGGCCCACAAGGCTGAAGAAGAAGGCTATGCCGCGGTGGAGTACATGGTAACGGGGTATGGCCACGTGGACTACAACTCCATTCCCAACGTGGTATATACCCATCCCGAGATCGCCTCGGTGGGAAAAACCGAGGAAGAACTAAAGTCTGCTGGTGTTGCCTACAAAAAAGGCTCGTTTCCCTTCTCGGCCAATGGCCGGGCCAGGGCCATGAACGATACCGACGGCTTCGCCAAGATTCTGGCCCATGCCGAGACCGACCGGATTCTGGGGGTGCACGTCATCGGGCCCAGGGCCGGCGACCTGATTGCCGAAGCCGCCGTGGCCATGGCCTTCCACGCCTCTTCGGAAGACCTAGCTCGAGCTTCCCATGCCCACCCCACCCTGGCCGAGGTTCTCAAGGAAGCCGCGCTGGCCACCTGGGACAAGCCGATTCACATCTAG